One segment of Streptomyces sp. NBC_01463 DNA contains the following:
- a CDS encoding RICIN domain-containing protein — MTGDTAPVVGAGPHRLRNVGSGLVLEVRDAAKGGGAPVQQNDADGSAAQLWEFAPVHEGAALHHVVNVHSGKRLDVRGASTENGAVVQQWRANNFGAQEWLVERHLEAPGTVTLVSFVSGLVLEVADGSTVRGAPVRQWEDTDSPGQWWRLEPVSGTS, encoded by the coding sequence ATGACCGGGGACACCGCGCCCGTCGTCGGGGCGGGGCCGCACCGGCTGCGCAACGTGGGCAGCGGGCTGGTGCTGGAGGTGCGGGACGCGGCCAAGGGCGGCGGCGCGCCGGTGCAGCAGAACGACGCCGACGGCTCGGCGGCCCAGCTCTGGGAGTTCGCCCCGGTCCACGAGGGCGCCGCCCTGCACCATGTGGTCAACGTCCACAGCGGCAAGCGGCTGGACGTGCGCGGCGCGTCCACGGAGAACGGCGCCGTGGTCCAGCAGTGGCGGGCGAACAACTTCGGCGCCCAGGAGTGGCTGGTCGAACGCCATCTGGAGGCGCCGGGCACGGTGACACTGGTCAGCTTCGTCAGCGGACTGGTCCTGGAGGTCGCCGACGGCAGCACGGTGCGGGGTGCGCCCGTGCGGCAGTGGGAGGACACCGACTCCCCCGGCCAGTGGTGGCGGCTGGAGCCGGTGTCCGGCACGTCCTGA
- a CDS encoding class I SAM-dependent methyltransferase has product MSNHTGHGHHHGHQSSEHGHHGTAHAHAHHHDPAAPDWDVMAPLLEQNAELSSEQYTEAARWIAGLPDAPKVRRVLDIGSGPGVISCLLAEAFPEAEVVAVDSTPALLERTRDRAERLGLGGRVTTLHADIPDALAELGQADLIWAGNALHHMGDQRAVLAGFAALLRPGGTVALVEGGLQPRQLPRDLGFGRPGLEARMEAVQAELFEEMRADLPDARRENEDWAALFAAVGLTPQGTRSFLLDLPAPLGDVARDHVIAEFTRRRDGLADRLEADDHAVLDRLLDPEDPAGLRQRPDTFLLLARTVHLGRRA; this is encoded by the coding sequence ATGAGCAACCACACCGGGCACGGTCACCACCACGGCCACCAGAGCAGCGAGCACGGCCACCACGGCACCGCGCACGCGCACGCGCACCACCACGATCCGGCCGCCCCCGACTGGGACGTCATGGCTCCGCTGCTGGAGCAGAACGCCGAACTCAGCAGCGAGCAGTACACGGAGGCGGCCCGCTGGATCGCCGGACTGCCGGATGCGCCGAAGGTCCGCAGGGTCCTGGACATCGGCAGCGGTCCCGGCGTGATCTCCTGCCTGCTCGCCGAGGCGTTCCCCGAGGCGGAGGTCGTCGCCGTCGACAGCACCCCGGCCCTGCTGGAGCGCACCCGCGACCGCGCCGAGCGGCTCGGGCTCGGCGGCCGGGTCACCACGCTGCACGCCGACATCCCGGACGCGCTCGCGGAGCTGGGGCAGGCGGACCTGATCTGGGCGGGCAACGCGCTGCACCACATGGGCGACCAGCGCGCCGTGCTGGCCGGGTTCGCCGCGCTGCTGCGCCCCGGTGGCACGGTCGCCCTCGTCGAGGGCGGACTGCAGCCGCGCCAGCTCCCGCGCGACCTAGGCTTCGGCCGGCCCGGGCTGGAGGCCAGGATGGAGGCGGTGCAGGCCGAGCTCTTCGAGGAGATGCGCGCGGACCTGCCGGACGCCCGGCGGGAGAACGAGGACTGGGCGGCCCTGTTCGCCGCGGTCGGTCTGACGCCGCAGGGCACCCGCAGCTTCCTGCTCGACCTTCCCGCACCGCTCGGCGACGTGGCGCGCGACCACGTCATCGCCGAGTTCACCCGCCGCCGCGACGGGCTGGCCGACCGGCTCGAAGCCGACGACCACGCCGTCCTGGACCGGCTGCTCGACCCGGAGGACCCGGCCGGGCTGCGTCAGCGCCCGGACACCTTCCTGCTGCTGGCCCGCACGGTCCACCTGGGCCGCCGCGCCTGA
- a CDS encoding AraC family transcriptional regulator → MDALAGLLDGPRARGAFLLRMVMEPPWSVRIEDRAPLCLMSVTSGEAWIVPGGGAEPVLLGPGDLAVARGPEPYTVAGRPATEPHARIGPGGVCTTLRGEPLSQSMDLGVRTWGNAPDGSAVMLVGTYLMEGEISGRLLDALPPLLVLPAGSGRSGPLLHLLDAEIARDEPGQSVVLDRLLDLLLIDALRTWFSRPGAEAPAWYRAMGDPVVGQALRLLQNEPAHPWTVSALAGRTGVSRAGLARRFTELVGEPPMAYLTGWRLAVAADLLRETDATVEAVAHQVGYSQAFAFSTAFKRVRGVSPQEYRRGVGLPDRQQSLPPG, encoded by the coding sequence ATGGACGCACTCGCCGGACTGCTGGACGGGCCGCGGGCCCGGGGCGCCTTCCTGCTGCGGATGGTGATGGAACCGCCCTGGTCCGTACGGATCGAGGACCGGGCCCCGCTCTGTCTGATGTCCGTGACCTCGGGCGAGGCGTGGATCGTGCCCGGGGGCGGGGCGGAGCCCGTGCTGCTGGGGCCCGGTGACCTGGCGGTCGCCCGCGGCCCGGAGCCGTACACCGTCGCCGGCCGGCCCGCCACCGAGCCGCACGCGCGGATCGGGCCCGGCGGTGTCTGCACCACCCTGCGCGGCGAGCCGCTGTCCCAGTCCATGGATCTGGGAGTACGCACCTGGGGCAACGCCCCGGACGGTTCGGCGGTGATGCTCGTCGGCACCTACCTGATGGAGGGCGAGATCAGCGGACGGCTCCTCGACGCCCTGCCGCCGCTGCTCGTCCTGCCCGCGGGCAGCGGCCGGAGCGGACCGCTGCTGCACCTGCTCGACGCCGAGATCGCGCGGGACGAGCCGGGGCAGAGCGTGGTGCTCGACCGGCTGCTCGACCTGTTGCTGATCGACGCCCTGCGCACCTGGTTCTCCCGGCCCGGAGCCGAGGCCCCCGCCTGGTACCGGGCCATGGGTGATCCCGTCGTCGGGCAGGCGCTGCGGCTGCTCCAGAACGAGCCGGCCCACCCGTGGACGGTGTCCGCGCTGGCCGGCCGGACCGGCGTCTCCCGGGCCGGGCTCGCGCGCCGCTTCACCGAGCTGGTGGGGGAGCCCCCGATGGCCTACCTGACCGGCTGGCGGCTCGCCGTCGCGGCGGACCTGCTCCGGGAGACGGACGCGACGGTCGAGGCGGTGGCGCACCAGGTCGGCTACAGCCAGGCGTTCGCCTTCAGCACCGCTTTCAAACGGGTCAGGGGCGTCAGCCCGCAGGAGTACCGCAGGGGCGTCGGCTTGCCGGACCGGCAACAAAGTTTGCCCCCTGGCTGA
- a CDS encoding NmrA family transcriptional regulator — protein sequence MTRNTENQKQETYGARPVLVTSGTGKTGRRVVERLAARGVPVRSGSRRGDVPFDWADPSGWEAALSGAESAYVAYYPDLAAPGAPEAVTAFGRIAGRCGVRRLVLLSGRGEPQAVIAEEALRAAAAEAELTVVRSAFFAQNFSEGALLDGVLGGEVVFPAGGSAEPFVDVDDLADVVVAALCGDAGAGAVHELTGPRALTFAEVAAELTGVTGRPVRYAAVTGPQYADLLARYGVPEDEAGFLAALFTFLLDGHNAPVTDGVKRVLGRDPKPFAAFAAEAARDGAWKA from the coding sequence ATGACACGGAACACGGAGAACCAGAAGCAGGAAACGTACGGTGCGCGGCCGGTGCTGGTGACGAGCGGAACGGGCAAGACGGGCCGCCGGGTGGTGGAACGGCTGGCGGCACGCGGGGTGCCGGTGCGCTCCGGATCGCGCCGCGGCGATGTGCCCTTCGACTGGGCGGATCCGTCGGGGTGGGAGGCCGCGCTGAGCGGTGCGGAATCGGCGTACGTGGCGTACTACCCCGATCTGGCGGCGCCCGGTGCGCCGGAGGCGGTGACGGCCTTCGGGCGGATCGCCGGCCGGTGCGGGGTGCGGCGGCTGGTGCTGCTGTCGGGGCGGGGCGAGCCGCAGGCCGTGATCGCGGAGGAGGCGTTGCGCGCCGCGGCGGCCGAGGCCGAACTCACGGTGGTGCGCTCGGCGTTCTTCGCCCAGAACTTCAGCGAGGGTGCCCTGCTCGACGGTGTGCTCGGTGGTGAGGTGGTGTTCCCGGCGGGCGGGAGCGCCGAGCCGTTCGTGGACGTCGACGACCTGGCCGACGTGGTGGTCGCGGCCCTGTGCGGGGACGCCGGCGCGGGCGCGGTGCACGAGCTGACCGGCCCACGGGCGCTGACCTTCGCCGAGGTGGCCGCCGAGCTCACCGGCGTGACGGGACGACCGGTGCGCTATGCGGCGGTGACGGGACCTCAGTACGCGGACCTGCTGGCGCGGTACGGCGTCCCGGAGGACGAAGCGGGCTTCCTGGCGGCGCTGTTCACGTTCCTGCTGGACGGGCACAACGCGCCGGTGACGGACGGGGTGAAGCGGGTGCTGGGCCGGGACCCGAAGCCGTTCGCCGCCTTCGCCGCCGAGGCCGCGCGGGACGGGGCGTGGAAGGCGTAG
- a CDS encoding pyridoxamine 5'-phosphate oxidase family protein, with translation MNPEQIAQEMADAHELLSQASMARLAYNGPDGLPRVVPIGIFWTGDEIVMSTAATAPKVAALSARPEVALTIDAGDSPGSARTLSVRGLVHLTLVDGVVPEYLAAARKNFDAEYAAEFERNCRAMYDRMARIAVEPTWARFYDFGTGRVPQFLADLARKAS, from the coding sequence ATGAACCCCGAACAGATCGCGCAGGAGATGGCCGACGCCCACGAACTGCTGAGCCAGGCGTCAATGGCGCGGCTGGCGTACAACGGACCCGACGGGCTGCCGCGCGTCGTCCCGATCGGGATCTTCTGGACCGGCGACGAGATCGTCATGTCCACCGCGGCCACGGCGCCCAAGGTGGCGGCGCTGTCCGCCCGGCCAGAGGTCGCCCTGACCATCGACGCCGGCGACAGCCCCGGCTCGGCCAGGACCCTGTCGGTGCGTGGCCTCGTCCACCTCACCCTCGTGGACGGGGTGGTTCCGGAGTACCTCGCGGCCGCGCGCAAGAACTTCGACGCCGAGTACGCGGCCGAGTTCGAGCGGAACTGCCGGGCCATGTACGACCGGATGGCGCGTATCGCGGTCGAGCCGACGTGGGCACGGTTCTACGACTTCGGTACCGGCCGGGTGCCGCAGTTCCTCGCCGACCTCGCCAGGAAGGCGAGCTGA
- a CDS encoding GNAT family N-acetyltransferase, producing MSSSTRIRLIEPADAAPIAAHRTRDAEAFRRWEPAQPAGFFTPEGQAERIEGLLAGYRAGTVWPGVVLCDDQVIGQVTVGTILPQPHLRRGSVGYWTASVAQNQGHAGRAVELVLRVMTDELGLHRAEASTNLENLPSQRVLRRNGFSPYGVSHSSILLDGSWRDGLLWERILGD from the coding sequence ATGAGCAGCAGCACCCGGATCCGCCTGATCGAGCCCGCCGACGCCGCTCCGATCGCCGCCCACCGGACGCGGGACGCCGAGGCGTTCCGGCGGTGGGAGCCGGCCCAGCCGGCGGGCTTCTTCACGCCGGAGGGCCAGGCGGAGCGGATCGAGGGCCTGCTGGCCGGATACCGCGCCGGAACGGTCTGGCCCGGTGTGGTGCTCTGCGACGACCAGGTGATCGGGCAGGTCACCGTCGGGACCATCCTGCCCCAGCCGCACCTGCGCCGCGGCTCCGTCGGATACTGGACGGCGAGCGTCGCCCAGAACCAGGGTCACGCCGGTCGTGCCGTCGAGCTCGTGCTCCGGGTCATGACCGACGAACTCGGCCTGCACCGCGCCGAGGCGTCCACCAACCTGGAGAACCTGCCGTCGCAGCGGGTGCTGCGCCGCAACGGGTTCAGCCCGTACGGCGTCTCGCACTCCTCGATCCTTCTCGACGGGAGCTGGCGGGACGGGCTGCTGTGGGAGCGCATCCTCGGCGACTGA
- a CDS encoding class I SAM-dependent methyltransferase produces MLDYNDEAATYDASRGGVPRAEAAAAALLGLIPASTRSLLDIGCGTGLVTERIAAGRPGLRVTGSDAALGMALVARQRVGDVVLADARQLPLREGAVDAVTAVWLLHLLRGEGDVRAVVAQAARVLRPGGVFVTTVDKDASHDVGSDIDEAFAPYLVPTPSDGTERIVEYAAAVGLDVVGSARFVGHGQGRTPLSAARGVRRGYYVSRLVLPGTEAERLARVLAGLPEPDRRRAEPDYRLLAFRRRTGG; encoded by the coding sequence ATGCTCGACTACAACGACGAGGCGGCCACCTACGACGCCAGCCGCGGCGGCGTGCCGCGGGCCGAGGCGGCCGCGGCCGCGCTGCTCGGCCTGATCCCGGCGAGCACCCGCTCCCTGCTGGACATCGGCTGCGGGACCGGCCTGGTCACCGAGCGGATCGCCGCCGGCCGCCCCGGACTTCGGGTCACCGGCTCCGACGCCGCGCTCGGGATGGCCCTGGTCGCCCGGCAGCGCGTCGGCGACGTGGTCCTCGCCGACGCACGCCAACTGCCCCTGCGTGAAGGCGCGGTCGACGCGGTGACGGCGGTCTGGCTGCTGCACCTGCTGCGCGGGGAGGGCGATGTCCGGGCCGTGGTGGCCCAGGCGGCTCGGGTGCTGCGGCCCGGCGGCGTGTTCGTCACCACCGTCGACAAGGACGCGTCGCACGACGTCGGCAGCGACATCGACGAGGCGTTCGCCCCGTACCTGGTGCCGACTCCGTCCGACGGGACCGAGCGGATCGTCGAGTACGCCGCGGCCGTCGGCCTCGACGTCGTGGGAAGCGCTCGTTTCGTCGGGCACGGACAGGGCCGCACCCCGCTGAGCGCCGCCCGCGGTGTGCGGCGCGGTTACTACGTCTCGCGCCTGGTGCTGCCCGGTACGGAGGCCGAACGGCTCGCGCGGGTCCTGGCCGGGCTTCCGGAACCCGACCGGCGGCGAGCCGAACCGGACTACCGGCTGCTGGCGTTCCGGCGGCGGACGGGCGGGTGA
- a CDS encoding TetR/AcrR family transcriptional regulator, which yields MFTEPVQSRATQREATRRKVLASAERLFREQGFGASTIRQIATDAEVSTGTVMSVGDKDALLVAIFDTWIAAVHHGREDAAGPGDVTPLSPAAAAQAVLDLVEPFLTYFALDLDLSREYAAVIVRGSHDSEVFRALALALLTELETLLARTPLSATEAGAGARTIYFSYLGILMTIGNGALDRQTALAGFREVIHFVVRPTGVNHQGVQP from the coding sequence ATGTTCACTGAACCTGTTCAGTCAAGGGCGACGCAACGGGAGGCGACACGGCGCAAGGTACTGGCATCGGCCGAACGCCTCTTCCGTGAGCAGGGGTTCGGCGCCAGCACGATCCGGCAGATCGCCACTGACGCCGAGGTGAGCACGGGCACCGTCATGTCGGTCGGCGACAAGGACGCACTGCTCGTCGCCATCTTCGACACCTGGATCGCCGCCGTGCACCACGGCCGCGAGGACGCGGCCGGGCCCGGCGACGTGACACCGCTGTCCCCGGCCGCGGCGGCCCAGGCGGTGCTGGATCTCGTCGAACCCTTCCTCACCTACTTCGCCCTCGACCTCGACCTGTCCCGTGAGTACGCCGCCGTCATCGTCCGCGGCAGCCACGACTCCGAGGTCTTCCGGGCTCTCGCCCTGGCCCTGCTCACCGAACTGGAGACCCTGCTGGCCCGCACTCCGCTCTCCGCCACCGAGGCGGGGGCCGGCGCGCGCACCATCTACTTCAGCTACCTGGGCATCCTCATGACCATCGGCAACGGGGCCCTCGACCGGCAGACCGCGCTCGCAGGGTTCCGGGAAGTCATCCATTTCGTCGTCCGCCCCACAGGCGTCAACCACCAAGGAGTTCAACCATGA
- a CDS encoding DoxX family protein → MISTPDPWWPTALLAVALFSDALMSVRPPVFIQKCLDGVNFPRDWWWTLVVIKFLAAAGLVAGLRYDGVAMTTNLAVIAYFLCAAYAHYRARFLKQEFWLNCLGMLVLSTAVLFLSHTSAL, encoded by the coding sequence ATGATCAGCACTCCCGACCCGTGGTGGCCCACCGCACTGCTCGCCGTCGCGCTCTTCTCCGACGCGCTCATGTCGGTGCGTCCCCCGGTGTTCATCCAGAAGTGCCTGGACGGGGTGAACTTCCCCCGCGACTGGTGGTGGACGCTCGTCGTCATCAAGTTCCTGGCGGCAGCCGGACTCGTCGCCGGACTCCGCTACGACGGGGTCGCCATGACGACCAACCTCGCGGTGATCGCCTACTTCCTGTGCGCCGCCTACGCCCACTACCGGGCGCGGTTCCTCAAGCAGGAGTTCTGGCTGAACTGCCTCGGCATGCTCGTCCTGTCGACGGCCGTCCTGTTCCTGTCCCACACCTCGGCGCTCTGA
- a CDS encoding LysR family transcriptional regulator: MELELRHLRTVRAIADTGSLTKAAAALGLAQPALSAQLRRIEKALGGSLFDRDHTGARPTLLGELVLERARVVLPAVSELQQEAVRFANAFGTMERFRLGGTHGPLLGGLVDRLAAAHPAAPVSTYTSWSVAELASQLVDGRLDFALIGACGESPPPVADRLEWQVIGIDPVFVMLPETHPLAGEDELELSALADECWADVPGDGCFADCFVAACARAGFSPVSVYETDTVSVVHLVQVGRAVGLCRATFPPTPGVVTRPVTGSPLSWRHLLGWHPRSAAASAAAGAVSGHTRAAYAQAVARSDSYTRWLAAHPRFGAAP, from the coding sequence ATGGAGCTGGAGTTGCGCCATCTGCGAACCGTACGTGCCATCGCCGACACCGGGAGCCTCACCAAGGCGGCCGCCGCTCTCGGGCTCGCCCAGCCCGCCCTGAGCGCACAACTGCGCCGGATCGAGAAGGCGTTGGGCGGCTCGCTGTTCGACCGGGACCACACGGGTGCCCGGCCGACACTCCTGGGCGAGCTGGTGCTGGAGCGGGCGCGGGTGGTGCTGCCCGCCGTCAGCGAACTCCAGCAGGAGGCGGTGCGCTTCGCCAACGCGTTCGGGACGATGGAGCGGTTCCGGCTGGGAGGTACGCACGGACCGCTGCTCGGAGGGCTCGTCGACCGGCTGGCCGCTGCGCACCCGGCCGCACCCGTTTCCACGTACACCTCCTGGTCGGTGGCCGAGCTGGCGTCCCAACTCGTCGACGGACGACTCGACTTCGCCCTGATCGGTGCGTGCGGCGAGAGTCCGCCGCCGGTGGCCGACCGACTGGAATGGCAGGTCATCGGGATCGATCCGGTGTTCGTGATGCTGCCGGAGACCCATCCGCTGGCCGGGGAGGACGAACTGGAGCTCTCCGCGCTGGCGGACGAGTGCTGGGCGGACGTGCCCGGCGACGGCTGCTTCGCGGACTGCTTCGTGGCCGCCTGTGCGCGGGCCGGGTTCAGCCCTGTGTCGGTGTACGAGACGGACACGGTGTCCGTCGTCCATCTGGTGCAGGTGGGGCGCGCGGTCGGCCTGTGCCGGGCGACGTTCCCGCCGACGCCGGGCGTGGTGACGCGGCCGGTCACCGGTTCGCCGCTCAGCTGGCGCCATCTGCTGGGCTGGCACCCTCGTTCGGCGGCCGCCTCGGCGGCGGCCGGAGCGGTGAGCGGACACACCCGGGCGGCGTACGCCCAGGCGGTGGCGCGCAGCGACAGCTACACGCGCTGGCTCGCCGCGCACCCCCGGTTCGGCGCCGCACCCTGA
- a CDS encoding 4a-hydroxytetrahydrobiopterin dehydratase encodes MPAAPLSQNEIEDGLRELPGWTLEGDRITCTYRLPSHFAAAGLTVHVARIQDELDHHSDLTLGYNTVALSVNSHDAGGKVTAKDLALAARIAAVAPGHGAE; translated from the coding sequence ATGCCCGCCGCACCGCTGTCGCAGAACGAGATCGAGGACGGGCTGCGCGAGCTGCCCGGCTGGACCCTGGAAGGGGACCGGATCACCTGCACCTACCGACTCCCGTCGCACTTCGCCGCCGCCGGCCTCACCGTGCACGTCGCCCGGATCCAGGACGAGCTCGACCACCACTCCGATCTGACGCTCGGCTACAACACCGTCGCGCTGTCCGTGAACTCCCACGACGCGGGCGGGAAGGTCACCGCGAAGGACCTGGCCCTGGCCGCCAGGATCGCGGCCGTCGCACCGGGCCACGGGGCCGAGTAG
- a CDS encoding helix-turn-helix transcriptional regulator yields MTTVALDTGVGPLLRSWRERRRISQLELALRADSSARHVSFIETGRSRPSEEMVLRLAEHLDVPVRERNALLVVAGYAPRYTETSLDDPAMGALREGLDRLLQGYDPYPAFVVDGLYTVVAANRGMTRMLDGVADHLLTPPLNAMRLTLHPEGLAPRIRNLREWRADLLAQMERQIALVRSAELRELYEEVAGYPVAAEPGDDGAWAAPSSSVPFALPLVIEHGGEVLSFVASIATFNTPMDVTVAELAIETLLPADAPTAAYLRSLAS; encoded by the coding sequence ATGACAACTGTCGCGCTTGACACGGGGGTAGGGCCGCTGCTGCGCAGCTGGCGGGAGCGTCGCCGGATCAGTCAGCTGGAGCTGGCGCTGCGGGCCGACTCCTCGGCCCGGCACGTCTCGTTCATCGAGACGGGCCGCTCCCGTCCCAGCGAGGAGATGGTCCTGCGGCTGGCCGAGCACCTGGATGTGCCCGTACGGGAGCGCAACGCCCTGCTGGTCGTCGCCGGGTACGCCCCGCGCTACACGGAGACCTCACTCGACGACCCGGCGATGGGGGCGCTGCGCGAGGGCCTGGACCGGCTGCTCCAGGGGTACGACCCGTACCCGGCGTTCGTCGTCGACGGCCTCTACACCGTGGTGGCGGCCAATCGGGGGATGACCCGGATGCTGGACGGGGTGGCGGACCATCTGCTGACGCCGCCGCTGAACGCCATGCGGCTCACCCTGCACCCGGAGGGGCTCGCGCCGCGGATCCGCAATCTGCGGGAGTGGCGGGCCGATCTGCTGGCCCAGATGGAGCGTCAGATCGCGCTGGTCCGTTCGGCGGAGCTGCGTGAGCTGTACGAGGAGGTGGCGGGCTATCCGGTGGCGGCGGAGCCGGGCGATGACGGGGCCTGGGCCGCGCCCTCGTCCTCCGTACCGTTCGCACTGCCCCTGGTGATCGAGCACGGCGGGGAGGTGCTCTCCTTCGTCGCGTCCATCGCGACGTTCAACACCCCGATGGACGTGACGGTGGCGGAGCTGGCGATCGAGACACTGCTGCCGGCCGACGCGCCCACTGCCGCGTATCTGCGGTCGCTCGCTTCCTGA
- the secD gene encoding protein translocase subunit SecD: MTRATTVRAVLAAAVLLVSVLITLTMSPRLGLDLQGGTRMVLQAEDSGTAKADRESTDRTLEVLRKRIDSLGVTEPTLTRSGEDRIIVELPDVQDPREAAEVIGRTAQLTFHAVRAPGTSGGGPTLPDEQGRALALGPAALSGAGVKEATAAFDAQQGAGWTVSLDFHKDAGRDWTRLTGEAACHPVQDERRRVAIVLDQQVISSPQVSPTVACGTGLPSGSTQITGSFAADEARELALLIQGGALPVPVEIVEQRTVGPTLGAAAIDASARAALIGAAATALFITVVYRLFGALAAVALAAYGVISYAALVALGVTLTLPGLAGFVLAIGMAVDANVLVFERAREEYALRPGRSLRTSLTAGFRHAWSAVADSNVTTLIAAGLLFFLGSGPVKGFGVTLGIGVLASMFSALVIARALTETAARSRFVSDYRGVNGIASPGRVRTWIARRDPRLMRSPRRWLLISAALIAVAVAGIVVRGVSPGVEFTGGRLVEYATSRPVDVETARTALAGAGFADAEVTTAGAGDISVRTGDLDNDGEHTLRAALAEVGGETSKVRDELIGPSLGDELRRNALIALAIAVLVQLGYLAIRFRWTFAVASVGALVHDVIILVGAFAWLGRTVDGIFLAALLTVIGYSVNDSVVVFDRVRELWARARSEPLADVANRAVLQTVPRTVNTGMGALFILTALAVLGGDSLADFALALLIGIVVGTYSSVMTAVPAALVLERGSKAPPPARIRAPRGRSGAGRRDPHDNGARV, encoded by the coding sequence ATGACCCGCGCCACCACGGTGCGGGCGGTTCTGGCCGCGGCCGTACTGCTCGTCTCCGTGCTCATCACGCTGACCATGTCCCCCAGACTCGGCCTCGATCTCCAGGGCGGCACCCGCATGGTGCTGCAGGCCGAGGACTCCGGCACCGCGAAGGCGGACCGGGAGAGCACCGACCGCACCCTGGAGGTGCTGCGCAAGCGCATCGACTCGCTCGGGGTCACGGAGCCGACCCTGACCCGGTCCGGCGAGGACCGGATCATCGTCGAACTCCCGGACGTCCAGGACCCCCGCGAGGCCGCCGAGGTCATCGGCCGCACCGCCCAGCTCACCTTCCACGCGGTCCGGGCACCCGGCACGAGCGGCGGCGGGCCGACGCTCCCCGACGAGCAGGGCCGCGCCCTCGCCCTCGGCCCCGCCGCCCTCTCCGGCGCGGGCGTCAAGGAGGCGACCGCCGCGTTCGACGCCCAGCAGGGCGCCGGCTGGACCGTCTCCCTCGACTTCCACAAGGACGCCGGACGGGACTGGACCCGGCTGACCGGGGAGGCGGCCTGCCATCCCGTCCAGGACGAGCGGCGCCGGGTCGCCATCGTCCTCGACCAGCAGGTGATCTCCTCGCCACAGGTCTCCCCGACCGTCGCCTGCGGCACCGGCCTGCCCTCCGGTTCCACGCAGATCACCGGCTCCTTCGCCGCGGACGAGGCCCGCGAACTCGCCCTGCTGATCCAGGGCGGTGCGCTGCCCGTGCCCGTCGAGATCGTCGAGCAGCGGACGGTCGGACCGACGCTCGGGGCCGCGGCCATCGACGCCAGCGCCCGGGCCGCCCTCATCGGCGCCGCGGCCACGGCCCTGTTCATCACCGTCGTCTACCGGCTCTTCGGTGCCCTCGCCGCGGTGGCCCTCGCCGCCTACGGAGTCATCTCGTACGCGGCACTCGTCGCCCTCGGCGTCACCCTCACCCTGCCGGGACTCGCCGGGTTCGTCCTCGCCATCGGGATGGCGGTCGACGCGAACGTACTCGTCTTCGAACGGGCCCGGGAGGAGTACGCGCTGCGTCCGGGCCGGTCCCTGCGCACCTCGCTCACCGCCGGGTTCCGGCACGCCTGGAGCGCCGTCGCGGACTCCAACGTGACGACGCTCATCGCGGCCGGACTGCTCTTCTTCCTCGGCTCGGGACCCGTCAAGGGCTTCGGTGTGACGCTCGGCATCGGCGTACTCGCGTCGATGTTCTCCGCACTCGTCATCGCCCGCGCGCTCACCGAGACGGCCGCCCGTTCCCGGTTCGTCAGCGACTACCGGGGGGTCAACGGCATCGCGAGCCCCGGCCGGGTGCGGACCTGGATCGCCCGCCGCGATCCCCGGTTGATGCGCTCGCCCCGCCGCTGGCTGCTGATCTCCGCGGCCCTCATTGCGGTGGCGGTCGCGGGCATCGTGGTGCGGGGCGTCAGCCCGGGCGTCGAGTTCACCGGCGGCCGGCTCGTCGAGTACGCGACCAGCCGCCCCGTCGACGTGGAGACCGCGCGCACCGCGCTGGCCGGTGCGGGCTTCGCCGACGCCGAGGTCACCACGGCGGGCGCCGGTGACATCTCGGTCCGGACCGGGGACCTCGACAACGACGGCGAACACACGCTGCGCGCAGCCCTCGCCGAGGTGGGCGGCGAGACCAGCAAGGTCCGGGACGAACTCATCGGCCCCAGCCTCGGCGACGAGTTGCGGCGCAACGCCCTGATCGCCCTGGCCATCGCCGTACTCGTCCAGCTGGGCTATCTGGCGATCCGGTTCCGTTGGACGTTCGCCGTGGCCTCGGTCGGGGCGCTCGTCCACGACGTGATCATCCTGGTCGGCGCCTTCGCCTGGCTGGGACGCACCGTCGACGGCATCTTCCTGGCCGCGCTCCTCACCGTGATCGGGTACTCCGTCAACGACTCGGTCGTCGTCTTCGACCGCGTCAGGGAGCTGTGGGCCAGGGCCCGCAGCGAACCACTCGCCGATGTGGCGAACCGGGCCGTACTCCAGACCGTGCCCCGAACCGTCAACACCGGAATGGGGGCCCTGTTCATCCTCACCGCGCTGGCGGTGCTGGGCGGCGACTCCCTCGCGGACTTCGCCCTCGCCCTGCTGATCGGCATCGTCGTCGGGACGTACTCCTCCGTCATGACCGCCGTCCCGGCCGCGCTCGTGCTGGAGCGCGGCAGCAAGGCCCCGCCGCCCGCCCGGATCAGGGCCCCGCGCGGCAGGTCCGGGGCCGGGCGCCGCGACCCGCACGACAACGGGGCGCGCGTGTAG